A single Candidatus Rokuibacteriota bacterium DNA region contains:
- the meaB gene encoding methylmalonyl Co-A mutase-associated GTPase MeaB: MDLVTRMLDGDRLALARLITRVENRSDEVPAVMRNIHPRLGRAYVLGITGPPGAGKSTLVDRLTAGLRRAGAAVGIIAVDPSSPFTGGAVLGDRIRMQTHTLDSDVFIRSMATRGSLGGLARATGNVVKLMDAFGFPWIIIETVGVGQTELDIIKQADTTVVTLVPESGDAVQTMKAGLMEVADIFAVNKADRDGAHQLMADLRFTVHLHYTSTVSPKDIDWEIPVLATQAVNDTGVPELLAQIERHRVALEAGGALEKRRQARRRAELEALLVEELSAQVMERVHADEDLSRILEAVTGGALDPYSGVGEILAWTLRRP, encoded by the coding sequence ATGGATCTCGTCACGCGCATGCTCGACGGCGATCGGCTGGCGCTCGCGCGCCTCATCACGCGGGTCGAGAACCGGTCGGACGAGGTCCCCGCCGTCATGCGGAACATCCATCCCCGCCTGGGTCGTGCCTACGTGCTCGGCATCACCGGTCCTCCGGGGGCGGGGAAGTCCACGCTCGTGGACCGGCTGACGGCCGGGCTTCGCCGCGCGGGCGCGGCCGTCGGCATCATCGCCGTGGACCCCTCGAGCCCCTTCACCGGGGGCGCCGTGCTCGGCGACCGGATCCGCATGCAGACCCACACGCTGGACTCCGACGTCTTCATCCGCAGCATGGCCACCCGCGGCAGCCTGGGCGGGCTCGCCCGCGCCACTGGCAACGTGGTCAAGCTCATGGATGCCTTCGGGTTCCCGTGGATCATCATCGAGACCGTCGGAGTGGGGCAGACTGAGCTGGACATCATCAAGCAGGCCGACACCACGGTGGTGACGCTGGTGCCGGAGTCGGGCGACGCCGTGCAGACCATGAAGGCCGGGCTCATGGAGGTGGCCGACATCTTCGCGGTGAACAAGGCCGACCGGGACGGGGCGCATCAGCTCATGGCCGACCTGCGCTTCACCGTGCACCTGCACTACACGAGTACGGTCTCGCCCAAGGACATCGACTGGGAGATCCCGGTGCTCGCCACCCAGGCGGTCAACGACACGGGCGTCCCGGAGCTCTTGGCCCAGATCGAGCGCCACCGGGTCGCCCTGGAGGCCGGCGGGGCCCTGGAGAAGCGCCGCCAGGCGCGGCGGCGGGCGGAGCTGGAGGCACTGCTGGTAGAGGAGCTCAGCGCGCAGGTGATGGAGCGGGTGCACGCCGACGAGGATCTCTCGCGCATCCTCGAGGCGGTGACCGGCGGCGCGCTCGATCCGTACTCCGGGGTGGGCGAGATCCTCGCCTGGACCCTCCGCCGCCCTTGA
- a CDS encoding (Fe-S)-binding protein has protein sequence MSPPHQWYGLIPGWLPFYALILVALVLFGRRVNYLVRVMLTGKPAARWDDVPSRLRAVLVFVLGQFRLIRGDFWPGLMHATIFWGFCTLTLGTLEFFGRGVTESFALPFLSDTPGFLVLEDLFTVAVVVAVGYMAFRRLVTRPKRLTLSPEGLLILGLIFGLMVTDLLADGARIALAPAATDRWGFAGSAVASGLGGLPGGALQGVFHVSWWLHAVILLGFLVWLPYSKHTHVMSAPFNVFFAPLGPRGRSSTPDLENAESFGVGQVTEFTWKDLFDLYNCTECGRCTSRCPANMSGKELDPKMLILNLQEHLLERGPGLLAPAPAGQGHAEGAPMVGGVIADRVLWACTTCRWCVDACPVFIEHVPKIVDMRRWLVLTESRFPAELAPTFRNLENNGSPFQVAWQTRADWAADLGVKLMSDVSEAEYLYWVGCYGSFDERNRKVARAFVRLLQAAGVDFAILGNEEKCSGEPARRLGHEYLFQTLAQGNVETLKQYRFQKIVTACPHCFNTLRHEYPDFDGRFQVIHHSELLDELIAAGRLRVSRERRERITYHDACNLGRYNDVYEAPRRVLGSVARTELAEMALSRSSGFCCGGGGGRAWMEENEGRRVNQLRVEQAMEVRPDILASACPFCLTMFEDGVKAKEVGDRIKTRDIAELLAENLTPQASGRPA, from the coding sequence ATGTCCCCCCCTCATCAGTGGTACGGGCTCATCCCGGGCTGGCTCCCCTTCTACGCGCTCATCCTCGTGGCCCTCGTCCTCTTCGGGCGGCGGGTGAACTACCTCGTCCGCGTCATGCTCACGGGCAAGCCGGCGGCGCGCTGGGACGACGTCCCGTCGCGGCTCCGTGCGGTGCTCGTGTTCGTGCTGGGCCAGTTCCGGCTGATCCGGGGAGACTTCTGGCCCGGGCTCATGCACGCCACGATCTTCTGGGGCTTCTGCACCCTGACCCTCGGCACCCTCGAGTTCTTCGGCCGCGGCGTCACCGAGTCCTTCGCGCTGCCCTTCCTCTCCGACACGCCCGGCTTCCTCGTCCTCGAGGATCTCTTCACGGTGGCCGTCGTGGTCGCGGTGGGCTACATGGCGTTCCGCCGGCTGGTGACCAGACCCAAGCGCCTCACGCTCTCCCCCGAGGGGCTGCTGATCCTGGGGCTCATCTTCGGCCTCATGGTCACCGATCTCCTCGCCGATGGCGCCCGCATCGCGCTCGCGCCGGCCGCCACCGATCGCTGGGGCTTCGCCGGCAGCGCCGTCGCCTCCGGGCTCGGCGGGCTGCCGGGGGGCGCTCTCCAGGGGGTCTTCCACGTCTCCTGGTGGCTCCACGCAGTGATCCTGCTGGGCTTCCTCGTGTGGCTGCCGTACTCCAAGCACACCCATGTCATGTCCGCCCCGTTCAACGTCTTCTTCGCCCCGCTGGGCCCCAGGGGGCGCTCCTCGACGCCGGACCTCGAGAACGCCGAGAGCTTCGGGGTCGGCCAGGTCACCGAGTTCACCTGGAAGGATCTCTTCGACCTCTACAACTGCACCGAGTGCGGGCGTTGCACCTCCCGCTGCCCCGCCAACATGAGCGGCAAGGAGCTGGACCCGAAGATGCTGATCCTGAACCTTCAGGAGCATCTCCTCGAGCGCGGCCCCGGGCTCCTGGCCCCCGCCCCGGCCGGGCAGGGGCATGCCGAGGGAGCGCCCATGGTGGGCGGAGTGATCGCCGACCGCGTCCTTTGGGCCTGCACCACGTGTCGCTGGTGCGTGGACGCCTGCCCGGTGTTCATCGAGCACGTGCCGAAGATCGTCGACATGCGCCGCTGGCTCGTGCTCACCGAGTCGCGCTTCCCGGCGGAGCTCGCGCCCACCTTCCGCAACCTGGAGAACAACGGCAGCCCCTTCCAGGTGGCGTGGCAGACGCGGGCCGACTGGGCGGCGGACCTGGGCGTCAAGCTCATGAGCGACGTGAGCGAGGCGGAGTACCTCTACTGGGTCGGCTGTTACGGATCCTTCGATGAGCGCAACCGGAAGGTCGCGCGCGCCTTCGTCCGGCTGCTGCAGGCCGCCGGCGTGGACTTCGCCATCCTGGGGAACGAGGAGAAGTGCAGCGGGGAGCCCGCCCGGCGCCTCGGCCACGAGTACCTGTTCCAGACGCTGGCCCAGGGGAACGTGGAGACGCTCAAGCAGTACAGGTTCCAGAAGATCGTCACCGCGTGCCCCCACTGCTTCAACACCCTGCGCCACGAGTACCCGGACTTCGACGGCCGCTTCCAGGTGATCCACCACTCGGAGCTGCTGGACGAGCTCATCGCCGCGGGGCGGCTCCGCGTCTCGCGCGAGCGGCGCGAGCGGATCACCTATCACGACGCCTGCAACCTGGGCCGCTACAACGACGTCTACGAGGCGCCGCGGCGGGTGCTCGGCTCCGTGGCGCGCACCGAGCTGGCCGAGATGGCGCTGTCCCGCTCGAGTGGCTTCTGCTGCGGCGGGGGCGGCGGGCGCGCCTGGATGGAGGAGAACGAGGGGCGGCGCGTCAACCAGCTGCGCGTGGAGCAGGCGATGGAGGTCAGACCGGACATCCTGGCCTCGGCCTGCCCCTTCTGCCTCACCATGTTCGAGGACGGGGTGAAGGCGAAGGAGGTCGGCGACAGGATCAAGACCCGGGACATCGCCGAGCTGCTCGCCGAGAACCTGACGCCGCAGGCGAGCGGACGGCCCGCGTGA
- a CDS encoding DUF1232 domain-containing protein has protein sequence MIASLLTDREVPTAAKVVLAAVALYLASPVDLIPDFIPLVGYLDDVLLVAVVVDGLLNYLDRRLLIKYWPGGVASLDATAAVARRLARWVPRRVKARVFTGR, from the coding sequence ATGATCGCCTCGCTCCTGACCGATCGCGAGGTGCCGACGGCGGCGAAGGTGGTGCTGGCCGCGGTGGCCCTCTATCTCGCCAGCCCGGTGGACCTGATCCCCGATTTCATCCCGCTCGTGGGCTACCTGGACGACGTCCTCCTCGTGGCAGTGGTCGTGGACGGGCTCCTGAACTACCTCGACCGGCGGTTGCTCATCAAGTACTGGCCCGGCGGGGTCGCCTCACTGGACGCCACCGCCGCCGTGGCGCGGCGGCTGGCGCGCTGGGTGCCCCGCCGCGTCAAGGCGCGGGTCTTCACGGGGCGCTGA
- a CDS encoding glutaconate CoA-transferase, which yields MDASYHDLIRRRLELPYEEGPDKTCALEEAVRRHVKAGDALYLGAAHGRANPLVREVARQWWGKTPGFTLATVGISSPWTALIHGGLVTRAITTFMGEGYPFPTPQALISRAVLDGRLEVQNWSMLTFPLRLLAGAMGLPFLPTRSLLGSSMEEENARAGDFIATDDPFGGEGRVGYVKALVPDVALIHAWAADRAGNVIIAPPTNESLYGAMAARRGAVVTVEKIVSTEFIRRHASLVRLPSQYVRAVVETPHGAHPGGMWGMNVPEFEGYAEDLDWILDCRRAFRKPDSAAAWIREWILELPTHQAYLAKVGYPKLMEAKGRAHADAWAPELESLSAALPSGPAGTGTEWMVVAASRLLAEKVRARGYKTFLAGVGNSNLAAWLAAYELKRSGVDVELMAETGMVGYLPRPAEPYVFSFRNFPSSKMLTDILHVMGIFMGGRHNQCIGALAAGQVDKLGNINSTIIPGVTYITGSGGANDITSSAREVVVCLEQRPTRFVDKVPYITAPGRAVRTVVSDLGVYEKDREHDELRLTGIYGEGDGTEAVSRARAGCGWDLEVAPRLRRFAAPTGDELGLIRLFDPRRYFLG from the coding sequence ATGGACGCCTCCTATCACGACCTGATCCGCCGCCGACTCGAGCTCCCGTACGAGGAAGGGCCCGACAAGACCTGCGCGCTCGAGGAGGCGGTGCGGCGTCACGTCAAGGCGGGCGACGCGTTGTACCTGGGCGCCGCCCACGGGCGGGCCAACCCGCTCGTGCGCGAGGTGGCGCGCCAGTGGTGGGGGAAGACGCCGGGCTTCACCCTCGCCACGGTGGGCATCAGCTCGCCCTGGACGGCGCTGATCCACGGCGGTCTCGTCACCCGGGCCATCACCACCTTCATGGGCGAAGGGTATCCCTTCCCGACGCCCCAGGCGCTGATCTCGCGGGCCGTGCTCGACGGCCGGCTCGAGGTCCAGAACTGGTCCATGCTGACCTTCCCGCTGCGTCTCCTGGCCGGGGCCATGGGGCTGCCGTTCCTGCCGACGCGCTCGCTTCTGGGCTCGTCCATGGAAGAGGAGAACGCGCGCGCCGGGGATTTCATCGCGACAGACGACCCCTTCGGGGGCGAGGGGCGCGTGGGCTACGTGAAGGCGCTGGTCCCCGACGTGGCGCTCATCCACGCCTGGGCCGCGGACCGGGCGGGCAACGTCATCATCGCGCCGCCCACGAACGAGAGCCTCTACGGCGCCATGGCCGCCCGCCGCGGGGCCGTGGTCACCGTCGAGAAGATTGTCTCGACGGAGTTCATCCGCCGCCACGCGAGCCTGGTGAGGCTTCCCTCCCAGTACGTCCGGGCCGTGGTGGAGACACCCCACGGCGCGCATCCGGGAGGCATGTGGGGGATGAACGTGCCCGAGTTCGAAGGCTATGCCGAGGACCTCGACTGGATCCTCGACTGCCGCCGGGCCTTCAGGAAGCCTGACTCGGCGGCCGCCTGGATCCGCGAGTGGATCCTGGAGCTGCCGACGCATCAGGCCTATCTGGCCAAGGTCGGCTACCCGAAGCTCATGGAGGCCAAGGGGCGGGCGCATGCCGATGCCTGGGCGCCAGAACTCGAGTCGCTGTCGGCGGCGCTGCCGTCGGGGCCGGCGGGGACCGGGACCGAGTGGATGGTCGTGGCCGCCTCCCGACTGCTCGCCGAGAAGGTGCGCGCGAGGGGCTACAAGACCTTCCTCGCCGGCGTCGGCAACTCCAACCTGGCGGCCTGGCTCGCGGCCTACGAGCTCAAGCGGAGCGGCGTGGACGTGGAGCTGATGGCCGAGACGGGGATGGTCGGGTACCTGCCGCGCCCCGCCGAGCCCTACGTCTTCTCCTTCCGCAACTTCCCGTCGTCGAAGATGCTCACGGACATCCTGCACGTCATGGGGATCTTCATGGGCGGGCGGCACAACCAGTGCATCGGCGCCCTCGCCGCGGGGCAGGTCGACAAGCTCGGCAACATCAACTCCACGATCATCCCCGGCGTCACCTATATCACGGGCTCGGGCGGAGCCAACGACATCACCTCCTCGGCGCGTGAGGTGGTCGTCTGCCTCGAGCAGCGTCCCACGCGCTTCGTGGACAAGGTGCCGTACATCACCGCTCCCGGCCGCGCGGTGCGCACCGTCGTGTCCGACCTCGGCGTCTACGAGAAGGACCGGGAACACGACGAGCTCCGGCTCACGGGGATCTACGGCGAGGGAGACGGGACGGAAGCTGTCAGCCGGGCGCGCGCCGGCTGCGGGTGGGATCTCGAGGTTGCGCCCCGGCTTCGCCGCTTCGCGGCGCCGACAGGTGATGAGCTGGGACTGATCCGGCTCTTCGACCCGCGCCGCTACTTCCTCGGGTAA
- a CDS encoding OB-fold domain-containing protein, whose protein sequence is MIGIVSAGAYVPRYRLGGKTLQAVWGSGGGGERAVAGYDEDSLTMAVEASLEALAGREASGVGACLLASTTAPYVEKSSATLLATATDLGAEVLTADLGGSLRCGTTALRLALDMVRAGSVPQALVAASDMRPVAPGSPEEVLLGDGAAAFLVGSDEVIASFEGAFSACREFTDVWRAAGDRYLNILPDMTFVKGHGLDRHISEAVDGLLARTGRKREDIAKAVVYGPDARTQAALLKQLSFAEAAAPREAVMSRAGNTGSAAVPLGLAAVLEECKPGDQVLVVSYGNGAEALLFQCTDALAGRQPRRPVAAQLAAGRPLTQYGKFLSFKRHVETEVIRAFTSIPALVREEKQDMRLYGQRCQDCGAVSYPRRHLCWQCSSTRFADHKLSRRGKVFTFTKDHLVPNPDPPTIMVSADLDGGGRFYTQLTDCDPAAVAFEMPVELCFRRVHEGEGIMNYFWKFRPVLAP, encoded by the coding sequence GTGATCGGCATCGTCTCGGCGGGAGCCTATGTCCCGCGTTACCGGCTCGGCGGCAAGACGCTCCAGGCCGTGTGGGGCAGCGGCGGCGGCGGCGAGCGCGCCGTCGCCGGCTACGACGAGGACAGCCTGACCATGGCGGTGGAAGCCTCCCTGGAGGCGCTGGCCGGCCGCGAGGCCTCAGGCGTGGGCGCCTGCCTGCTGGCCTCGACGACGGCGCCCTATGTCGAGAAGTCGAGCGCCACGCTCCTGGCCACCGCCACGGACCTCGGCGCCGAGGTGCTCACGGCCGACCTCGGCGGCTCTCTCCGCTGCGGCACCACGGCGCTCAGGCTGGCGCTGGACATGGTGCGCGCGGGCTCGGTGCCGCAGGCGCTCGTGGCCGCCTCCGACATGCGCCCGGTGGCTCCGGGCTCCCCCGAGGAGGTGCTGCTGGGCGACGGCGCCGCCGCGTTCCTGGTTGGGAGCGATGAGGTGATCGCCAGCTTCGAGGGCGCCTTCAGCGCCTGCCGGGAGTTCACCGACGTCTGGCGCGCTGCCGGCGATCGCTACCTGAACATCCTGCCCGACATGACCTTCGTCAAGGGCCATGGCCTGGACAGGCATATCTCCGAGGCCGTGGACGGGCTGCTGGCGAGGACGGGGCGCAAGCGGGAGGACATCGCGAAAGCCGTCGTCTACGGCCCGGACGCGCGCACCCAGGCGGCGCTGCTCAAGCAGCTCAGCTTCGCGGAGGCTGCCGCGCCCCGGGAGGCGGTGATGAGCCGGGCGGGGAACACCGGCTCCGCCGCCGTCCCGCTGGGGCTGGCGGCGGTCCTGGAGGAGTGCAAGCCGGGCGATCAGGTGCTCGTCGTCTCCTACGGCAACGGCGCCGAGGCCCTCCTCTTCCAGTGTACGGATGCCCTCGCCGGGCGCCAGCCCCGGCGGCCGGTCGCGGCCCAGCTGGCTGCCGGCAGGCCGCTCACCCAGTACGGCAAGTTCCTCAGCTTCAAGCGCCACGTCGAGACCGAGGTGATCCGCGCCTTCACGAGTATCCCGGCGCTGGTGCGCGAGGAGAAGCAGGACATGCGGCTCTACGGCCAGAGGTGCCAGGACTGCGGCGCCGTGTCGTACCCGCGCCGCCACCTCTGCTGGCAATGCTCCTCGACCAGGTTCGCGGACCACAAGCTCTCGCGCCGTGGGAAGGTCTTCACCTTCACCAAGGACCACCTCGTCCCGAACCCCGATCCGCCGACGATCATGGTCTCGGCGGATCTCGACGGCGGCGGACGCTTCTACACCCAGCTCACCGACTGCGATCCGGCCGCGGTCGCCTTCGAGATGCCCGTGGAGCTCTGCTTCCGGCGCGTCCACGAAGGCGAGGGGATCATGAACTACTTCTGGAAGTTCCGGCCGGTGCTGGCTCCCTGA
- a CDS encoding TIGR02584 family CRISPR-associated protein codes for MAICLVGLSPAVVTETLYALAVAQRPRIVPDQLHVVTTRTGLAAVAATLLGADGALNRLRQEYRLPAGAFRCPAENLHVLADGRGDPLDDIVTSEDSEAVGEQISRLVQGLASDPDTTLHCSLAGGRKTMGALLATALQLHGRPGDRLYHVLVSPPFDRVPDFFFPTRRPCRLTGPGGPVDASHAHVSLAAVPIVRLGSAVRELGLIGSALVQVAAEVEADAAGRLRLDPLRLDLRHRSVEVGGRRISLPPQQMALYLRYADLRRQCRAGRCARGDRCARCQPTDDEVYDRRDQLLALYREIRGGTGIGVAPASSGSPPESLEDFRPWLQQTRSRVNTCIRRVLGAGPRGARYTVTEVPAQPGAPRRRGLALPPGLVRVAGRQG; via the coding sequence GTGGCCATCTGCCTGGTGGGGCTTTCGCCTGCCGTCGTCACCGAGACGCTGTACGCGCTGGCGGTCGCGCAACGCCCGCGCATCGTGCCGGACCAGCTCCACGTTGTCACGACCCGCACCGGACTCGCGGCGGTCGCGGCCACCCTGCTCGGAGCAGATGGCGCGCTCAACCGGCTCCGCCAGGAGTACCGGCTCCCGGCGGGCGCCTTCCGGTGTCCCGCCGAGAACCTCCACGTGCTCGCCGACGGGCGGGGAGATCCGCTGGACGACATCGTCACGAGCGAGGACAGCGAGGCCGTCGGCGAGCAGATCAGCCGGCTGGTGCAGGGCCTCGCGTCCGACCCTGACACCACGCTGCACTGCTCGCTCGCCGGCGGGCGCAAGACGATGGGCGCGCTGCTCGCCACGGCGCTGCAGCTTCATGGGCGCCCGGGCGACCGCCTCTACCATGTGCTGGTCTCTCCGCCGTTCGACCGCGTGCCCGACTTCTTCTTTCCGACGCGGCGCCCCTGCCGGCTGACCGGACCCGGGGGCCCTGTCGACGCCAGCCATGCGCACGTGTCGCTCGCCGCGGTGCCGATCGTCCGGCTGGGAAGCGCGGTGCGCGAGCTTGGCCTGATCGGTTCCGCGCTGGTGCAGGTGGCGGCCGAGGTGGAGGCAGATGCGGCGGGACGCCTGCGCCTCGACCCGCTGCGGCTCGACCTCCGACACCGGTCCGTCGAGGTCGGTGGACGTCGCATCTCGCTTCCGCCCCAGCAGATGGCACTGTATCTGCGGTATGCCGACCTCCGGCGCCAGTGCCGCGCCGGGCGCTGCGCCAGGGGAGACCGCTGCGCGCGCTGCCAGCCGACAGACGACGAGGTTTACGATCGCCGCGATCAACTGCTGGCGCTCTACCGCGAGATCCGCGGCGGAACCGGGATCGGCGTCGCACCGGCGAGCAGCGGGTCGCCCCCGGAGAGCCTCGAGGACTTCCGGCCGTGGCTCCAGCAGACGCGCAGCCGGGTCAATACATGCATTAGGAGGGTGCTCGGCGCCGGCCCGCGCGGCGCGCGCTACACCGTCACCGAGGTGCCAGCGCAGCCGGGCGCACCGCGCCGGCGCGGCCTCGCACTGCCGCCCGGCCTCGTCCGCGTGGCGGGGCGGCAAGGTTGA
- the cas6 gene encoding CRISPR system precrRNA processing endoribonuclease RAMP protein Cas6, whose product MPLDDYLDGLVIRRRTLRLRAVTPVEIPAFSGALWHAVLGPALKKVACPAPRGTCGACQRRPGCPYPIVMEAAPGDGGPAPMAGLARIPGPLVLDAGPWRTRRFEPGEEFTAAFALAGHDGALIEAVTRALAVAAEEGLGRSRGRARCEGYTHEEWPCPPGARGEGATVILRLLTPLRLVRRGAVLTTFDLVALTRDLSLRVAALGHYHGGLPWPAPWPEVAAEAAAARAQPMRLRWIDASRFSARQRRRITLGGLVGEVALDGVGPTLRRLLEAGTVLHGGKGASMGFGQLALAPMARAERKGT is encoded by the coding sequence ATGCCGCTTGACGATTACCTGGACGGCCTCGTGATCCGGCGGCGCACGCTCCGGCTGCGGGCGGTGACGCCGGTGGAGATCCCAGCGTTCTCCGGGGCCCTGTGGCACGCGGTGCTGGGGCCAGCTCTCAAGAAGGTCGCCTGCCCCGCGCCGCGGGGGACGTGTGGGGCGTGCCAGCGGAGGCCGGGATGCCCCTATCCGATCGTCATGGAGGCGGCGCCGGGCGATGGCGGGCCGGCGCCGATGGCCGGGCTGGCGCGTATCCCCGGCCCCCTGGTCTTGGATGCGGGGCCGTGGCGAACCCGGCGCTTCGAGCCGGGTGAGGAGTTCACGGCGGCCTTCGCGCTGGCCGGCCACGACGGAGCACTGATCGAGGCGGTCACCCGTGCGCTGGCGGTCGCAGCCGAGGAGGGCCTGGGGCGGTCCCGAGGGCGTGCGCGCTGCGAGGGGTACACGCACGAGGAGTGGCCATGTCCGCCAGGCGCGCGCGGGGAAGGCGCGACGGTGATCCTGAGGCTCTTGACGCCGCTCCGCCTGGTGCGCCGCGGCGCAGTGCTGACGACGTTTGATCTCGTCGCGCTCACCCGGGACCTCTCGCTGCGCGTGGCCGCGCTCGGCCACTACCACGGAGGGTTGCCCTGGCCTGCGCCGTGGCCCGAGGTGGCAGCAGAGGCGGCGGCCGCGCGGGCGCAGCCGATGCGCCTCCGGTGGATCGACGCGAGCCGCTTCTCGGCCCGCCAGAGGCGCCGAATCACGCTCGGCGGACTCGTCGGTGAGGTCGCGCTCGATGGCGTCGGCCCGACGCTCAGACGGCTCCTGGAGGCGGGCACGGTGCTGCACGGGGGCAAGGGAGCGTCGATGGGGTTCGGACAGCTTGCGCTGGCGCCAATGGCGCGCGCGGAGCGGAAGGGGACGTGA
- the cmr1 gene encoding type III-B CRISPR module RAMP protein Cmr1 has protein sequence MDLTLELLSPCFLGGAHQDPEFRIASLRGVWRYWYRALYGHGNETAPADTEIRIFGSTKRRGSARIVPRHPVGSLETTTWSKRGGRDQRGADYLLFSMHTRAKGEDRQRAYLTPGQTVNLRLILGEEDTEAERALRSLGAACSFSGLGARARRLAGAVSLRTDAGGVVRKAPWIADVPAKDTEELAQRVRGLLGPALARACQRPQYHVVAQGWFSAGVVTRTFPGWEMALDDVGSAYRLFRQFDPPGSQRRRRPDYDVVKSVVARQPPPPGQTVTRAAFGLPIEFRFNSLSGSPKERVTLPSREGEKPGETRRGSPLFLTLDKLANGRLALIWCLFRSPLAPDGRIRVGPTDYPAPDLSRSIIDEMLGQPFWASHRIA, from the coding sequence ATGGACCTCACACTGGAGCTGCTGTCGCCATGCTTTCTGGGGGGCGCCCACCAGGACCCGGAGTTCCGCATCGCCAGCCTCCGGGGCGTGTGGCGGTACTGGTACCGCGCGCTCTACGGGCACGGGAACGAGACGGCGCCGGCGGACACCGAGATCCGCATCTTCGGCAGCACGAAGCGCCGCGGCTCCGCCCGAATCGTGCCCCGCCACCCGGTCGGGTCGCTCGAAACGACAACGTGGTCGAAGCGGGGCGGTAGGGACCAGCGGGGGGCGGACTACCTGCTCTTCTCGATGCACACGCGGGCGAAAGGCGAGGATCGGCAGCGGGCTTACCTCACGCCTGGGCAGACGGTGAACCTTCGGCTCATCCTCGGGGAAGAGGATACCGAGGCCGAGCGCGCGCTCAGGAGCCTGGGGGCTGCCTGCTCGTTCTCGGGGCTGGGCGCCCGCGCTCGGCGTCTCGCGGGGGCCGTCTCGCTGCGCACAGACGCAGGGGGTGTAGTGCGCAAGGCGCCGTGGATTGCCGACGTCCCCGCGAAGGACACCGAGGAGTTGGCCCAGCGGGTCCGCGGGTTGCTCGGCCCGGCGCTTGCGCGGGCGTGCCAACGACCGCAGTACCACGTCGTCGCACAGGGTTGGTTCTCGGCGGGCGTCGTAACGCGGACCTTCCCTGGCTGGGAGATGGCGCTCGACGATGTCGGCTCTGCGTACCGCCTTTTCCGGCAGTTCGACCCCCCGGGAAGTCAGCGAAGGCGGCGCCCGGATTACGACGTCGTCAAGAGCGTCGTGGCGAGGCAGCCGCCGCCACCCGGGCAGACGGTCACACGGGCTGCCTTCGGCTTACCCATCGAGTTCCGGTTCAATTCACTGTCAGGTAGCCCCAAGGAGCGGGTGACGCTGCCTTCGAGAGAAGGTGAGAAGCCGGGAGAGACGCGCAGGGGTTCCCCGCTGTTCCTCACGCTAGACAAACTCGCCAACGGGCGGTTGGCGCTGATCTGGTGTCTTTTCCGCTCTCCGCTGGCACCCGACGGCCGGATCAGAGTGGGACCGACAGATTACCCCGCGCCGGACCTTTCGCGGTCAATCATCGACGAGATGCTTGGGCAGCCGTTCTGGGCGTCCCACCGCATTGCGTGA